The following nucleotide sequence is from Acinonyx jubatus isolate Ajub_Pintada_27869175 chromosome E3, VMU_Ajub_asm_v1.0, whole genome shotgun sequence.
gaggggcatagagagagggagacagaaaatctgaagcaggccccaggatctgagctgtcagcacagagcccgacgtgtggctcgaacccacgaactacgtgatcatgacctgagctgaagtcagatgcttaaccgactgagccacccaaagaaCCCAAAGAACCCCTATGGTTCTTTATTTAATAGTGAGGTAACATCAGTTGCTCAGATCAAAAAATGAGTATGACAGAAATTTGGGGGGCACCACTGAGTACCTGGCCATATGTCACAAGGATTCTCTTTTGAGGGATGGCAGATGGGGCTTTGCACCATTCCAGATCAGCAGCATTTTGCTAGTGAATAATTAAAACCCTGACTTTGGGATCTGTTGGGACCATAAGACTCCCTGGTTGAAGCTTTTCCTATGGTAGGTGGAGAGCTTTCTTTGGAGTTTGTACCAAATGAACAGAGATGTGAGTTGGCCAGATGTGAGCTGAGGAGttacatgaggaaaaaaagggaggcaCGGGTGCCACCCCCTGCTCCATATAGCCTGTGCCTGATCTTATCTCCCAGCAGGACCAGGCAACCATGGAGGAAGAAAACTACACGAGTGTCTCTGAGTTCATCCTCCTAGGGCTCTCCAGCCAGCCCGAAAGGCAAGATCTGATCTTTGGGCTCTTCCTTGTCATGTACCTGGTTGGGGCAGCAGGGAACTTGCTCATCATCCTGGCCATTGGTTCAGACTCCCACCTCCAcacacccatgtacttcttcctcagcAACCTTTCCCTTGTGGATTTCTGCTTCATCTCCTCTACAGTCCCTAAGATGCTTGTGAACATCCAGATGCAGACTCAGTCCATTTCTTATTGTGGCTGCCTAACCCAGATCTACTTCTGCATTTTGCTTGCCAACATGGACAACTTTCTCCTGATGGCAATGGCTTATGACCGTTATGTGGCCATCTGCCACCCCCTTCACTATTCCACCATGATGAGTCTGCAAATCTGTGCCCTGATGCTGGGGAGCTCCTGGCTCATCGCCAGCCTCCACTCCCTGCTACACACTGTCCTCATGGCTCGGCTGGAGTTCTGTGCCAGCAACGTCATCCCTTACTTCTTTTGTGACCTCATTCCCCTGCTCCAGCTATCCTGTTCCAATACACAGCTCAACCAGCTCATGATTCTGCTGGTGGGGGGTTTGATTGTCCTCATTCCTTTCCTCGCCATTCTTGTGTCCTACACCCACATTGTGTCTGCTGTGCTTAAGGTCCCATCTACCCAGGGCAAACAAAAGGCCTTTTCTACCTGTGGTTCTCATCTCGCTGTAGTCACCCTCTTCTATGGGACTATCACGGGGGTCTACTTGAGTCCCTCATCATCCCATTCAACTGACAAGGATTCACTGGCTTCAGTGATGTATATGGTGGTCACAcccatgctgaaccccttcaTTTACTGCCTGAGAAGCAAGGACATGAAGGGAGCCACAAGAAAACTGTTCAGTATAAAGGCTTTATCCTGTGGGCTGTGACAGCAAAGACCCCTCTTAGGGCCTTTGTGCTGGGAAGGGGATGAATTAGAGACAGGCTCCACATATAGAGGGCTAGAGAAACATAGACTTAATTGTCCTGGGTCACCATGGCCAGGAAGTCCTCTCATTTCTCCATAAGTAATTTGCAAGTTCCTTCTTGGGCTTTGCTCAAACTGCCCAATCATGGTGAGAGGCATAACCTCTCCCCTAAAGACAGAACCACATAAACAGATGCAAATTAGCTTTGTCTGCAGACCTTCCAGAGAAGTCCATGTGAAAAAAGAATCTGTGGCCTGTGCTGATAGCCTGTGCCAAAGGGATGCCCTCTCAGAGCTCCCATGCACCCTCTGTTCCTCAAATCCTTAACCTTCATGCATCCCAATTTCTAAACTCTTCTGCTGTACCCCCACTTCCTCAACCATCATCCCCACATTCTGGGTTGAATCTAGCTCTGGGGACAGACTTGATTGTCCTCAAGGCCATCCCACTCTTGGCCTTGGATGCTGCTGGGTAGGGTTCCATAGCTCTGTATACTCGCATTAGGCATGCTTACAGTGATATCTCAGCTGAACACCTAGACAGGCTGCAAGGGGTATGGTAGAACTTGATAGAGCATTACACAGAAAGTCCTAACCACTGACTTCTGGTCCTGGCCCCATAGTTACTGGCCATTTGAATCCAGTCCATCTGAAATTCACCATTCTACCAAACACACTGTGCTTTTTTAGTCTCTACTTTTGCTGTTCCAGTAGAGTCAACTTGCCCATTTCTATCAAATTTCCAGGTGTCCTTCAGGCTCAGATAAAATACCATACCCTTCATGAAGCCACCTCAAGTCTCCCCAGCTGAGAGAATTTTCTGTCTCCTGGAACACCATATAATTGTAATGCTGTTCAACCCTTTCATATCTGGCTTTGCATGATTCGTGTTCACCACAACTCCACTCCAAACAGGATGGTtgggtcatttttaaattttataaaagctCCTATTCATCTTAAGAAACTCATCCTCAGAAGACTTTATCAAGTGCCTGGTTTAAAATAatgactcggggcacctgggtggcttagttggttaagtgtccgacttcggctgaggtcatgatctcgcagtctatgagttcaagccccgcatcgggctctgtgcagacagctcagagcctggagcctgcttcagattctgtgtccctctctcgctctgccactcacctgctcctgctctgtctctttctctctcttaagaataaataagacatttaaaaaagttttttaaataatgactcaATAAAAGTATGCTGCTAATAGATGCTAATAATGACCATGACAATGGTAGcaaacactgggaaaaaaaacatttacatccTTTCTCCCCATGATTTAGTCTTAACCAGTATGTTTTAtatcttcctctcccctttcaaGGTAAAAGAGCTACCAATCTGGGAGGTCAGAGCCTAAGGAGTTTACTGGTGCATATTTTATGAAGGGCAGTATACCCTAGAGGGTTAGCATCCAGGAATGAAGTCCCCTCCTTCTAGCCTGGCCCCTGGTTAGTCCTCTTCTATTTGTGGTCTGCCTGGAATCCCCACTTGAAGCCCAgtcacccctctctctctctccacacaatGCCCGAGCACACGATCCTCAATTCAGATTTGGGGCTAAGAGTAGGAAGCAGGTAGGCCCATACTATTTTCCAGCTCACTTTTGATCACTGAGTCCACGATTGAGGTTACTGAGTATAACTCAGACACCCACAAAGTGGTACTCTGGCTCAAAGTTTGCTATTGTCCTTTGAGCATAGTGTTTCCTTGGGAACCTTCAAGAGTTGTAATGATTTGGCAGGAAAGGATTTAGGCTTTCTTGGGTCTCTGACCATAAAACCACAATAACAGCAAGAAAATCTCACCTCAAACTTATAAAAATGATGTGAAGAAAAGCCGATGTCAACATGGAGGGGAGGTCTTCCTTTAATATGGTTTTGCTACAATGGTGAATAATACAATAGTTTGGAcccaaggttaaaaaaaaaaaaaagtgaacaagaaaaaaaaaaggggcagtGCTGAATAAATATGAAAGACCTTCAACTGACCTTGCTCACTGGTGGGCTGTGAGAAGGCTCTCTGGCTCAGAGGCCTCTCTTGCAAGGAAGGGCACAGGATGAGACAATCCTTCTCTCATAGCAAACACCTTTGCAGACTGGCTCTATTCCTGGCCCAGAGACCGCTTGCTGAGGGGCAAGTGGAAAAGGATGTTCTCTTCCTCATCCTACACAAAGGTCAACTATAAAAAGTTCAGAAGCCCAGCCACCTTTACAGTCTTGGCAGCATAAACCTAATTCTGTGAACTTATCAGACtgttaatttctatttaaaaaataaagtgttaaattcttatgccatacacaaaaataaactcaaggtgaatgaaagacctaaatgttagacaggaaaccatcaaaaccctagagtagaaaacaggcaacaacctctttgacctcagccacagcaatttcttgctcaacatgtctctaaaggcaagagaattaaaagcaaaaatgaactattggtacatcatcaagataaaaagcttctgcactgcaacagaaacaatcaacaaaactaaaaggcaactgactgaatgggagaagatatttgcaaatgacatatcggataaagggttagtatccaaaatttataaagaacttaccaaactcagcacccaaaaaacaaataatccagtgaagaaataggtagaagacatgaacagacacttttccaaagaagacatccagatggccaaatgacacatgaaaaaatgctcaacatcactcatcatcagggaaatacaaattaaaaccacactgagataccacctcacaccgtcagagtggctaaaattaacaactcaggaaacaacagatgctggcgcagatgtggagaaacaggaaccctcttgcgctgttggtgggaatgcaaactggtgcagttgctggaaaacagtgtggaggttccccgaaaactaaaaatagaactaccccaagacctagcaatagcactaccaggaatttatccaaaggagacaaaagtgctgattcataggggcacacgtaccccaatatttatagcagcgctatcaacaatagccaaattatggaaagagcccaaatgtccatcaactgatgaatggataaagatatggtttatatatacaatggaatactacttggcaatgagaaagcataaaatcttgccatttgcaacaacatggatggaactggagagtattatgctaagtgaaacaagtcagtcagagaaagacagatatcatatgttttcactcacatgtggaatttgagaaacttaacagaagaccatgggggaagggaaggggaaaaaatagtttcaaacagagagggaggcaaaccataagagactcaaatacagagaacaaactgaggattgatgggggcctggaggaaaggagaaaatgggtgataggcattgaggagggtacttgttgggataagcactgcgtgttgtatgtaagcgatgaatcatgggaatctactcccgaagccaagagcacagtgtAAACActgtgttagctaacttgacaataaattatattttaaaattaataataaataaggtattcaagaagaaaggaaaaaatagttctagtatccacattttttaaaatagcattattAAGTACCACCAGTAGTAAAGTGGAAGCATCTTCAAGAATAATGAGACCCTTTTCCCTCTTAGCACAAGGCGCTCACTCCCCACGCTCGTCTTTTCCTCCACTGCAGCCCCGTTCTGGGATCAGCTCACGCCATGGGTTTTGGAGACCTGAAAACCCCCACTGGCCTCCAGGTGCTCAACGACTACCTGGCAGACAAGAGCTACATCGAGGGGTATGTGCCATCACAAGCAGACGTGGCAGTATTTGAAGTAGTCTCCGGCCCTCCACCTGCCAACTTGTATCATGTCCTATGTTGGTATAATCACGTCAAGTCTTACGAAAAGGAAAAGACCAGCCTTCCAGGAGTGAAGAAAGCTTTGGGCAAGTATGGCCCTGCTAATGTGGAATGCATCACAGGAAGTGGAGCTACAGATAGTAAAGATGATGATGACATTGATCTCTTTGGttctgaggaggaggaagaaagtgaagaagcaaAGCGGCTAAGAGAGGAACGCCTTGCACAATATGAgtcaaagaaagccaaaaaacCTGCACTTGTTGCCAAGTCTTCCATCTTACTAGACGTGAAACCTTGGGACGATGAGACAGATATGCAACTGAGTGCGTCCGAAGCATTCAAGCAGACGGCTTGGTTTGGGGCTCTTCTAAACTAGTTCCAGTGGGGTATGGAATCAAAAAACTTCAAATACAGTGTATAGTGGAAGATGATAAAGTTGGAACAGATATGCTGGAGGAGTGGATCACTGCTTTTGAGGACTGTGTGCAGTCCATGGACATGGCTGCTTTTAATAAGATTTGAAGTTCATTGTAGATAATTGCccttaaataaaagcttgaagaccaaaaaaaaaaaaaaaaaaagaatgagaataggggcgcctagaaggctcagttggctaagcatccaactttgatttcagctcagttcgtgaaagcatccaactttgatttcttacagttcgtgagttcaagccccaggtggggctctatgttgacagtgcagaacctgcttgggattccttctctccttctctccctgcccctccccaacttgtgctctctctctctctctctttctctctctctctgaaaataaacttaaaaaaaagaataatgagaataataaatatcTCCTTTACAGCATTTTCCAAGTCCTATATAACTCTTTCACCCCGATACCTTCCTGTTCACAGTGGATGCCTTTTCCACACCAGAGGGCCATAGCTACATCCACTTAACAAATACAATTTGAGCTCCAATGACAATTCTGCACCAGGTAATATTATAGGTACTGATATATcagcaaacaaaagaaagtttCTACCTTCATGCAGCTAATGTTCCAGGGCATGGgaggagaacaggaaaaaaaaaaaaaaaaacaaatatgcacATGTCAGAAAGCTGTAAATGctaagtgctataaagaaaaagaaaaacgtatTCAGGTCAGGAACTAGCAACTGATAAGGAGTATAATTGTGGTAGGGTCTGTGCTTCAAGTGTCCATTGTTGAGAAAAAAACCacccaaatttagtggcttaaaataacagcaatcactggggtgcctggctggcttagttggtggagcatgtgacccttaatctcagggtggtgagttcaagctccacattgggcatggaccctacttaaaagaaataataaaaaaataaaaaataaataatgcctATCTAACCAGGGCTACTATAGAGGTTAAACAAGTTCTTGTATATAAAATAACCTGTGATAACTAATAGATAGTCAATAAACGTTAGttaaagcaatctttaaaaaataacagcaatcatttattttctctctcatattTCTGGGGGTGACTGGGTTGATCTCAGCAATGCTCCCTCAGGGTCCATCATGCAGTTGTATACAAACAAGCTTGGGCTAGAGTTCTCCTGAAGGATTCCCCACTCATGTATCTAACGGTTGATGCTGGTTGTCAGTGAGGACCACAGTTAGGGCTGTTGTTGCTGGAGTGTGGCATGTCTGTGTGACATGGGCTTCTTCACAGCATGACGGTTCTGTTCCAAGGCCAGCATCCCAACTACTGTTTTTCATGACCTACCCTGAGGAGTAACATAGCCTCACTGCCTCCGTATTTTGTTAAGAGTCACTAAGGTCAGTCAATATTCAAGAGGAAAGGAATTAGACTCTATCTCTTAATGGGAAGAATGACAAAGAATTTgcagacacattttaaaaatatcacaggtAGTTAGGAAAGGTCTCTCAAAACAGAAACTCACTTGAAGAAGAGATATAAAGTTGCAAAAGGTCTTGAGAAAATGGGTTCCAGGCAAAGAGAACAAAAGCATAGCCCCTAAGAGGGAGCATTCCTGGCATGTTGGTCAATGTGCTCCAGGAAGAACTGTTAGTTAAGTAAG
It contains:
- the LOC106981188 gene encoding putative olfactory receptor 1F12P, whose amino-acid sequence is MEEENYTSVSEFILLGLSSQPERQDLIFGLFLVMYLVGAAGNLLIILAIGSDSHLHTPMYFFLSNLSLVDFCFISSTVPKMLVNIQMQTQSISYCGCLTQIYFCILLANMDNFLLMAMAYDRYVAICHPLHYSTMMSLQICALMLGSSWLIASLHSLLHTVLMARLEFCASNVIPYFFCDLIPLLQLSCSNTQLNQLMILLVGGLIVLIPFLAILVSYTHIVSAVLKVPSTQGKQKAFSTCGSHLAVVTLFYGTITGVYLSPSSSHSTDKDSLASVMYMVVTPMLNPFIYCLRSKDMKGATRKLFSIKALSCGL